One Lycium barbarum isolate Lr01 unplaced genomic scaffold, ASM1917538v2 unchr_scaffold_36, whole genome shotgun sequence DNA segment encodes these proteins:
- the LOC132625704 gene encoding uncharacterized protein LOC132625704 produces the protein MVRNSSITQVPHRWEELIRMREEGTNRLKIIKVVWKFPPSGWLLCNTDGASRGNPGRSAYGFCLRNIDGNLIYAQAADIGITTNTNAEVMAIVEAMRYCRNEGLDNIIVQTDSEMIYKILEEGWKPLWGIFNWIEEILEIKNAMTVSFSHILREGINWYLIYVTQKIQ, from the exons ATGGTCAGGAATTCATCAATTACTCAGGTGCCACACAGATGGGAAGAATTGATAAGGATGCGGGAGGAAGGAACTAATAGGCTAAAGATTATAAAAGTGGTATGGAAGTTTCCACCATCAGGGTGGTTGTTGTGCAATACAGATGGGGCCTCTAGGGGAAATCCAGGTAGGAGTGCTTATGGTTTTTGTTTGAGGAACATAGATGGGAACTTGATATATGCTCAAGCTGCAGATATAGGCATTACTACGAACACAAATGCTGAGGTGATGGCAATTGTAGAAGCTATGAGATATTGTAGGAATGAAGGGCTTGACAACATCATAGTCCAAACTGACTCAGAAATGATATATAAAATTTTAGAAGAGGGTTGGAAACCACTATGGGGAATTTTTAACTGGATTGAAGAGATTTTGGAGATAAAAAATGCTATGACTGTTTCTTTCAGTCATATTTTAAGAGAGGGAATAAATTG GTATCTAATCTATGTAACTCAGAAGATACAATGA